A genomic segment from Sparus aurata chromosome 20, fSpaAur1.1, whole genome shotgun sequence encodes:
- the eif3c gene encoding eukaryotic translation initiation factor 3 subunit C isoform X2 has translation MSRFFATGSDSESEESSSADEIAPKAPGTTFKQSLLLSDDEEDTKRVVRSAKDKRFEELTNLIKTIRNAMKIRDMAKCLEEFEQLCRAFLKSKNIVDKEGVPPFYIRLLADLEDYLNQLWEDKEGKKKMNKNNAKALSTLRQKIRKYNRDYETEIAAYKENPQESADEEEEKEPGDSGSSSDSEGEEGEDGVSAKAFLKKKPDASADASKFLKTAKGSGDESSSSDDEDDDGDWGSDSVGSGSESSDDGDGQGASMAMVFLKKNQEPEKSDKKVLKKKKTKKKERLEEEAEEEGGEEVEGGWEKVKGGAPMEKPKMFAKGTEINVPVVVKKLNEILQARGKKGTDRAAQIELLHALANIANENNLGQGIMVKIKFNIIASLYDYNPNLAAFMKPDMWKKCLDCIDELLNILFENNNIFIGENIAEDSESLSNTDQPYRVRGCILTLVERMDEEFTKIMQNTDPHSQEYVDNLKDEGRVCGIIDRLLDYMETKGSTEEICRIYLRRIMHTYYKFDYKAHRRSLGLQGESKSEQDQEESEGEDSAVIMDRFCKFIYAKDRTDRIRTCAILCHIYHHALHSRWYQARDLMLMSHLQDNIQHADPPVQILYNRTMVQLGICAFRQGMIKDAHNALLDIQSSGRAKELLGQGLLMRNMQERNAEQEKIEKRRQVPFHMHINLELLECVYLVSAMLLEIPYMAAHEFDARRRMISKQFHHQLRVGERQPLLGPPESMREHVVAASKAMKMGDWRTCHSFIINEKMNSKVWDLFPETQRVREMLVRKIQEESLRTYLFTYSSVYDSISMQTLSEMFELEIPMVHSIISKMIINEELMASLDQPTQTVVMHRTEPTSLQNMALQLAEKLGSLVENNERVFDLKQGVYGGYFNRDQKGGYQQNKGGYQRGKSDQKGGYQQNKGGYQGGYQGGYQGGYQRGGYRNQNQNNY, from the exons ATGTCTCGTTTCTTTGCCACCGGGTctgacagtgagtcagaggagtcCTCATCCGCCGATGAGATTGCCCCTAAAGCACCCGGGACGACTTTCAAGCA gtcgTTGCTTCTTAGTGACGATGAGGAGGATACCAAGAGAGTGGTGCGCAGCGCCAAAGACAAAAG GTTTGAGGAGTTGACCAACCTCATCAAGACTATCCGCAATGCTATGAAGATTCGTGACATGGCCAAATGTCTGGAGGAGTTTGAACAGCTATGTCGAGCGTTCCTCAAAAGCAAGAATATCGTGGACAAAGAGGGTGTTCCACCTTTCTATATTCGTCTGCTAGCCGACCTGGAGGACTACCTGAACCAG CTTTGGGAGGACAAAGAGGgcaagaagaagatgaacaaaaacaatgcaaaagCCCTCAGTACACTACGTCAGAAGATCCGCAAGTACAACAGGGACTATGAAACTGAGATAGCTGCATACAAGGAG AACCCACAGGAGTCtgcagatgaagaggaggagaaggagccgGGGGATTCTG GCTCGTCTTCTGAcagtgagggagaggaaggagaggacgGTGTGTCAGCCAAGGCCTTCTTAAAGAAAAAGCCAGACGCTTCCGCAGACGCCAGCAAGTTCCTCAAGACTGCCAAAGGATCCGGG GATGAGTCCTCTTCTAGTGATGACGAAGATGATGATGGAGACTGGGGTTCGGACAGCGTGGGCAGTGGCAGTGAGAGCTCAGATGATGGAGATGGGCAGGGTGCATCTATGGCCATGGTCTTCCTCAAGAA GAACCAGGAGCCAGAGAAGAGCGACAAAAAAgtgctgaagaagaaaaagaccaAGAAGAAGGAGCgtctggaggaggaggctgaggaggagggaggagaggaggtcgAAGGAGGCTGGGAGAAAGTTAAAGGAGGCGCTCCGATG GAAAAGCCCAAGATGTTTGCCAAGGGTACAGAGATCAACGTACCGGTAGTGGTGAAGAAGCTGAATGAGATTCTGCAAGCGAGAGGCAAAAAGGGCACAGACAG GGCTGCACAGATTGAACTGCTCCACGCTCTTGCTAACATCGCTAATGAGAATAACTTGGGCCAAGGTATCATGGTCAAGATTAAATTCAACATCATCGCCTCCCTGTATGACTACAACCCCAACTTGGCGGCATTCATGAAG CCTGACATGTGGAAAAAGTGCCTGGACTGTATAGATGAGCTGTTGAACATCCtctttgaaaacaacaacatcttcATTGGGGAGAACATCGCAGAGGACAGTGAGAGTCTGAGCAACACTGATCAG ccaTACAGGGTGCGTGGATGCATCTTGACATTGGTAGAGAGGATGGATGAAGAGTTTACCAAGATCATGCAGAACACTGATCCCCACTCGCAAG AATATGTCGACAATCTAAAAGACGAAGGACGAGTGTGTGGCATCATTGACCGACTGCTCGACTACATGGAGACCAAGGGCAGCACGGAGGAGATTTGCCGCATCTACCTGCGCAGAATCATGCACACCTACTACAAGTTTGACTACAAGGCCCACCGCCGCAGCCTGGGCCTCCAGGGAGAGTCCAAg TCCGAGCAGGACCAGGAGGAGAGCGAGGGGGAGGACAGCGCTGTCATCATGGACCGCTTCTGCAAATTCATCTACGCCAAGGATCGCACCGACCGTATCCGTACCTGCGCTATCCTCTGCCACATCTACCACCACGCCCTGCACTCCCGCTGGTATCAGGCCCGCGACCTGATGCTGATGAGCCACCTGCAGGACAACATCCAGCACGCTGACCCGCCCGTACAG ATCCTGTACAACAGAACCATGGTCCAGCTTGGCATCTGTGCATTCAGGCAGGGCATGATTAAAGACGCCCACAACGCCCTGTTGGACATCCAGTCTTCTGGCCGCGCCAAGGAGCTCCTGGGACAGGGTTTGCTCATGAGGAACATGCAGGAGAGGAACGCTGAACAGGAGAAGATTGAGAAGAGAAGACAA GTGCCATTCCACATGCACATCaacctggagctgctggagtgTGTGTACCTGGTGTCAGCCATGCTGCTGGAAATCCCCTACATGGCCGCCCACGAGTTCGACGCCCGCCGTAGGATGATCAGCAAGCAGTTCCACCACCAGCtcagagtgggagagagacagCCACTGCTGG GACCCCCAGAGAGCATGAGGGAGCACGTGGTGGCAGCCAGCAAGGCCATGAAGATGGGAGACTGGCGCACCTGCCACTCATTTATCATCAATGAGAAGATGAACAGTAAGGTCTGGGACCTGTTTCCTGAGACACAGCGAGTACGAGAGATGCTTGTCAG GAAGATCCAAGAGGAGTCACTGAGGACTTATCTGTTTACCTACAGTAGTGTGTACGACTCCATCAG CATGCAGACACTTTCTGAGATGTTTGAGTTGGAGATCCCCATGGTTCACAGCATCATCAGCAAGATGATCATCAACGAAGAGCTGATG GCATCACTCGACCAACCCACACAGACGGTGGTGATGCACCGCACAGAGCCCACCTCCCTGCAGAACATGGCCCTGCAGCTGGCTGAGAAGCTGGGCAGCTTGGTGGAGAATAACGAGCGCGTCTTCGACCTCAAACAGGGCGTCTATGGAGGCTACTTCAACAGAG ATCAGAAAGGTGGCTACCAGCAGAACAAGGGGGGTTACCAGAGAGGTAAGTCAG ATCAGAAAGGCGGTTACCAGCAGAACAAGGGGGGCTACCAGGGGGGCTACCAGGGGGGCTACCAGGGGGGCTACCAGCGAGGCGGCTACAgaaatcaaaaccaaaacaactacTGA
- the eif3c gene encoding eukaryotic translation initiation factor 3 subunit C isoform X1, with protein sequence MSRFFATGSDSESEESSSADEIAPKAPGTTFKQSLLLSDDEEDTKRVVRSAKDKRFEELTNLIKTIRNAMKIRDMAKCLEEFEQLCRAFLKSKNIVDKEGVPPFYIRLLADLEDYLNQLWEDKEGKKKMNKNNAKALSTLRQKIRKYNRDYETEIAAYKENPQESADEEEEKEPGDSGSSSDSEGEEGEDGVSAKAFLKKKPDASADASKFLKTAKGSGDESSSSDDEDDDGDWGSDSVGSGSESSDDGDGQGASMAMVFLKKNQEPEKSDKKVLKKKKTKKKERLEEEAEEEGGEEVEGGWEKVKGGAPMVKEKPKMFAKGTEINVPVVVKKLNEILQARGKKGTDRAAQIELLHALANIANENNLGQGIMVKIKFNIIASLYDYNPNLAAFMKPDMWKKCLDCIDELLNILFENNNIFIGENIAEDSESLSNTDQPYRVRGCILTLVERMDEEFTKIMQNTDPHSQEYVDNLKDEGRVCGIIDRLLDYMETKGSTEEICRIYLRRIMHTYYKFDYKAHRRSLGLQGESKSEQDQEESEGEDSAVIMDRFCKFIYAKDRTDRIRTCAILCHIYHHALHSRWYQARDLMLMSHLQDNIQHADPPVQILYNRTMVQLGICAFRQGMIKDAHNALLDIQSSGRAKELLGQGLLMRNMQERNAEQEKIEKRRQVPFHMHINLELLECVYLVSAMLLEIPYMAAHEFDARRRMISKQFHHQLRVGERQPLLGPPESMREHVVAASKAMKMGDWRTCHSFIINEKMNSKVWDLFPETQRVREMLVRKIQEESLRTYLFTYSSVYDSISMQTLSEMFELEIPMVHSIISKMIINEELMASLDQPTQTVVMHRTEPTSLQNMALQLAEKLGSLVENNERVFDLKQGVYGGYFNRDQKGGYQQNKGGYQRGKSDQKGGYQQNKGGYQGGYQGGYQGGYQRGGYRNQNQNNY encoded by the exons ATGTCTCGTTTCTTTGCCACCGGGTctgacagtgagtcagaggagtcCTCATCCGCCGATGAGATTGCCCCTAAAGCACCCGGGACGACTTTCAAGCA gtcgTTGCTTCTTAGTGACGATGAGGAGGATACCAAGAGAGTGGTGCGCAGCGCCAAAGACAAAAG GTTTGAGGAGTTGACCAACCTCATCAAGACTATCCGCAATGCTATGAAGATTCGTGACATGGCCAAATGTCTGGAGGAGTTTGAACAGCTATGTCGAGCGTTCCTCAAAAGCAAGAATATCGTGGACAAAGAGGGTGTTCCACCTTTCTATATTCGTCTGCTAGCCGACCTGGAGGACTACCTGAACCAG CTTTGGGAGGACAAAGAGGgcaagaagaagatgaacaaaaacaatgcaaaagCCCTCAGTACACTACGTCAGAAGATCCGCAAGTACAACAGGGACTATGAAACTGAGATAGCTGCATACAAGGAG AACCCACAGGAGTCtgcagatgaagaggaggagaaggagccgGGGGATTCTG GCTCGTCTTCTGAcagtgagggagaggaaggagaggacgGTGTGTCAGCCAAGGCCTTCTTAAAGAAAAAGCCAGACGCTTCCGCAGACGCCAGCAAGTTCCTCAAGACTGCCAAAGGATCCGGG GATGAGTCCTCTTCTAGTGATGACGAAGATGATGATGGAGACTGGGGTTCGGACAGCGTGGGCAGTGGCAGTGAGAGCTCAGATGATGGAGATGGGCAGGGTGCATCTATGGCCATGGTCTTCCTCAAGAA GAACCAGGAGCCAGAGAAGAGCGACAAAAAAgtgctgaagaagaaaaagaccaAGAAGAAGGAGCgtctggaggaggaggctgaggaggagggaggagaggaggtcgAAGGAGGCTGGGAGAAAGTTAAAGGAGGCGCTCCGATGGTAAAG GAAAAGCCCAAGATGTTTGCCAAGGGTACAGAGATCAACGTACCGGTAGTGGTGAAGAAGCTGAATGAGATTCTGCAAGCGAGAGGCAAAAAGGGCACAGACAG GGCTGCACAGATTGAACTGCTCCACGCTCTTGCTAACATCGCTAATGAGAATAACTTGGGCCAAGGTATCATGGTCAAGATTAAATTCAACATCATCGCCTCCCTGTATGACTACAACCCCAACTTGGCGGCATTCATGAAG CCTGACATGTGGAAAAAGTGCCTGGACTGTATAGATGAGCTGTTGAACATCCtctttgaaaacaacaacatcttcATTGGGGAGAACATCGCAGAGGACAGTGAGAGTCTGAGCAACACTGATCAG ccaTACAGGGTGCGTGGATGCATCTTGACATTGGTAGAGAGGATGGATGAAGAGTTTACCAAGATCATGCAGAACACTGATCCCCACTCGCAAG AATATGTCGACAATCTAAAAGACGAAGGACGAGTGTGTGGCATCATTGACCGACTGCTCGACTACATGGAGACCAAGGGCAGCACGGAGGAGATTTGCCGCATCTACCTGCGCAGAATCATGCACACCTACTACAAGTTTGACTACAAGGCCCACCGCCGCAGCCTGGGCCTCCAGGGAGAGTCCAAg TCCGAGCAGGACCAGGAGGAGAGCGAGGGGGAGGACAGCGCTGTCATCATGGACCGCTTCTGCAAATTCATCTACGCCAAGGATCGCACCGACCGTATCCGTACCTGCGCTATCCTCTGCCACATCTACCACCACGCCCTGCACTCCCGCTGGTATCAGGCCCGCGACCTGATGCTGATGAGCCACCTGCAGGACAACATCCAGCACGCTGACCCGCCCGTACAG ATCCTGTACAACAGAACCATGGTCCAGCTTGGCATCTGTGCATTCAGGCAGGGCATGATTAAAGACGCCCACAACGCCCTGTTGGACATCCAGTCTTCTGGCCGCGCCAAGGAGCTCCTGGGACAGGGTTTGCTCATGAGGAACATGCAGGAGAGGAACGCTGAACAGGAGAAGATTGAGAAGAGAAGACAA GTGCCATTCCACATGCACATCaacctggagctgctggagtgTGTGTACCTGGTGTCAGCCATGCTGCTGGAAATCCCCTACATGGCCGCCCACGAGTTCGACGCCCGCCGTAGGATGATCAGCAAGCAGTTCCACCACCAGCtcagagtgggagagagacagCCACTGCTGG GACCCCCAGAGAGCATGAGGGAGCACGTGGTGGCAGCCAGCAAGGCCATGAAGATGGGAGACTGGCGCACCTGCCACTCATTTATCATCAATGAGAAGATGAACAGTAAGGTCTGGGACCTGTTTCCTGAGACACAGCGAGTACGAGAGATGCTTGTCAG GAAGATCCAAGAGGAGTCACTGAGGACTTATCTGTTTACCTACAGTAGTGTGTACGACTCCATCAG CATGCAGACACTTTCTGAGATGTTTGAGTTGGAGATCCCCATGGTTCACAGCATCATCAGCAAGATGATCATCAACGAAGAGCTGATG GCATCACTCGACCAACCCACACAGACGGTGGTGATGCACCGCACAGAGCCCACCTCCCTGCAGAACATGGCCCTGCAGCTGGCTGAGAAGCTGGGCAGCTTGGTGGAGAATAACGAGCGCGTCTTCGACCTCAAACAGGGCGTCTATGGAGGCTACTTCAACAGAG ATCAGAAAGGTGGCTACCAGCAGAACAAGGGGGGTTACCAGAGAGGTAAGTCAG ATCAGAAAGGCGGTTACCAGCAGAACAAGGGGGGCTACCAGGGGGGCTACCAGGGGGGCTACCAGGGGGGCTACCAGCGAGGCGGCTACAgaaatcaaaaccaaaacaactacTGA
- the eif3c gene encoding eukaryotic translation initiation factor 3 subunit C isoform X3, giving the protein MSRFFATGSDSESEESSSADEIAPKAPGTTFKQSLLLSDDEEDTKRVVRSAKDKRFEELTNLIKTIRNAMKIRDMAKCLEEFEQLCRAFLKSKNIVDKEGVPPFYIRLLADLEDYLNQLWEDKEGKKKMNKNNAKALSTLRQKIRKYNRDYETEIAAYKENPQESADEEEEKEPGDSGSSSDSEGEEGEDGVSAKAFLKKKPDASADASKFLKTAKGSGDESSSSDDEDDDGDWGSDSVGSGSESSDDGDGQGASMAMVFLKKNQEPEKSDKKVLKKKKTKKKERLEEEAEEEGGEEVEGGWEKVKGGAPMVKEKPKMFAKGTEINVPVVVKKLNEILQARGKKGTDRAAQIELLHALANIANENNLGQGIMVKIKFNIIASLYDYNPNLAAFMKPDMWKKCLDCIDELLNILFENNNIFIGENIAEDSESLSNTDQPYRVRGCILTLVERMDEEFTKIMQNTDPHSQEYVDNLKDEGRVCGIIDRLLDYMETKGSTEEICRIYLRRIMHTYYKFDYKAHRRSLGLQGESKSEQDQEESEGEDSAVIMDRFCKFIYAKDRTDRIRTCAILCHIYHHALHSRWYQARDLMLMSHLQDNIQHADPPVQILYNRTMVQLGICAFRQGMIKDAHNALLDIQSSGRAKELLGQGLLMRNMQERNAEQEKIEKRRQVPFHMHINLELLECVYLVSAMLLEIPYMAAHEFDARRRMISKQFHHQLRVGERQPLLGPPESMREHVVAASKAMKMGDWRTCHSFIINEKMNSKVWDLFPETQRVREMLVRKIQEESLRTYLFTYSSVYDSISMQTLSEMFELEIPMVHSIISKMIINEELMASLDQPTQTVVMHRTEPTSLQNMALQLAEKLGSLVENNERVFDLKQGVYGGYFNRDQKGGYQQNKGGYQRDQKGGYQQNKGGYQGGYQGGYQGGYQRGGYRNQNQNNY; this is encoded by the exons ATGTCTCGTTTCTTTGCCACCGGGTctgacagtgagtcagaggagtcCTCATCCGCCGATGAGATTGCCCCTAAAGCACCCGGGACGACTTTCAAGCA gtcgTTGCTTCTTAGTGACGATGAGGAGGATACCAAGAGAGTGGTGCGCAGCGCCAAAGACAAAAG GTTTGAGGAGTTGACCAACCTCATCAAGACTATCCGCAATGCTATGAAGATTCGTGACATGGCCAAATGTCTGGAGGAGTTTGAACAGCTATGTCGAGCGTTCCTCAAAAGCAAGAATATCGTGGACAAAGAGGGTGTTCCACCTTTCTATATTCGTCTGCTAGCCGACCTGGAGGACTACCTGAACCAG CTTTGGGAGGACAAAGAGGgcaagaagaagatgaacaaaaacaatgcaaaagCCCTCAGTACACTACGTCAGAAGATCCGCAAGTACAACAGGGACTATGAAACTGAGATAGCTGCATACAAGGAG AACCCACAGGAGTCtgcagatgaagaggaggagaaggagccgGGGGATTCTG GCTCGTCTTCTGAcagtgagggagaggaaggagaggacgGTGTGTCAGCCAAGGCCTTCTTAAAGAAAAAGCCAGACGCTTCCGCAGACGCCAGCAAGTTCCTCAAGACTGCCAAAGGATCCGGG GATGAGTCCTCTTCTAGTGATGACGAAGATGATGATGGAGACTGGGGTTCGGACAGCGTGGGCAGTGGCAGTGAGAGCTCAGATGATGGAGATGGGCAGGGTGCATCTATGGCCATGGTCTTCCTCAAGAA GAACCAGGAGCCAGAGAAGAGCGACAAAAAAgtgctgaagaagaaaaagaccaAGAAGAAGGAGCgtctggaggaggaggctgaggaggagggaggagaggaggtcgAAGGAGGCTGGGAGAAAGTTAAAGGAGGCGCTCCGATGGTAAAG GAAAAGCCCAAGATGTTTGCCAAGGGTACAGAGATCAACGTACCGGTAGTGGTGAAGAAGCTGAATGAGATTCTGCAAGCGAGAGGCAAAAAGGGCACAGACAG GGCTGCACAGATTGAACTGCTCCACGCTCTTGCTAACATCGCTAATGAGAATAACTTGGGCCAAGGTATCATGGTCAAGATTAAATTCAACATCATCGCCTCCCTGTATGACTACAACCCCAACTTGGCGGCATTCATGAAG CCTGACATGTGGAAAAAGTGCCTGGACTGTATAGATGAGCTGTTGAACATCCtctttgaaaacaacaacatcttcATTGGGGAGAACATCGCAGAGGACAGTGAGAGTCTGAGCAACACTGATCAG ccaTACAGGGTGCGTGGATGCATCTTGACATTGGTAGAGAGGATGGATGAAGAGTTTACCAAGATCATGCAGAACACTGATCCCCACTCGCAAG AATATGTCGACAATCTAAAAGACGAAGGACGAGTGTGTGGCATCATTGACCGACTGCTCGACTACATGGAGACCAAGGGCAGCACGGAGGAGATTTGCCGCATCTACCTGCGCAGAATCATGCACACCTACTACAAGTTTGACTACAAGGCCCACCGCCGCAGCCTGGGCCTCCAGGGAGAGTCCAAg TCCGAGCAGGACCAGGAGGAGAGCGAGGGGGAGGACAGCGCTGTCATCATGGACCGCTTCTGCAAATTCATCTACGCCAAGGATCGCACCGACCGTATCCGTACCTGCGCTATCCTCTGCCACATCTACCACCACGCCCTGCACTCCCGCTGGTATCAGGCCCGCGACCTGATGCTGATGAGCCACCTGCAGGACAACATCCAGCACGCTGACCCGCCCGTACAG ATCCTGTACAACAGAACCATGGTCCAGCTTGGCATCTGTGCATTCAGGCAGGGCATGATTAAAGACGCCCACAACGCCCTGTTGGACATCCAGTCTTCTGGCCGCGCCAAGGAGCTCCTGGGACAGGGTTTGCTCATGAGGAACATGCAGGAGAGGAACGCTGAACAGGAGAAGATTGAGAAGAGAAGACAA GTGCCATTCCACATGCACATCaacctggagctgctggagtgTGTGTACCTGGTGTCAGCCATGCTGCTGGAAATCCCCTACATGGCCGCCCACGAGTTCGACGCCCGCCGTAGGATGATCAGCAAGCAGTTCCACCACCAGCtcagagtgggagagagacagCCACTGCTGG GACCCCCAGAGAGCATGAGGGAGCACGTGGTGGCAGCCAGCAAGGCCATGAAGATGGGAGACTGGCGCACCTGCCACTCATTTATCATCAATGAGAAGATGAACAGTAAGGTCTGGGACCTGTTTCCTGAGACACAGCGAGTACGAGAGATGCTTGTCAG GAAGATCCAAGAGGAGTCACTGAGGACTTATCTGTTTACCTACAGTAGTGTGTACGACTCCATCAG CATGCAGACACTTTCTGAGATGTTTGAGTTGGAGATCCCCATGGTTCACAGCATCATCAGCAAGATGATCATCAACGAAGAGCTGATG GCATCACTCGACCAACCCACACAGACGGTGGTGATGCACCGCACAGAGCCCACCTCCCTGCAGAACATGGCCCTGCAGCTGGCTGAGAAGCTGGGCAGCTTGGTGGAGAATAACGAGCGCGTCTTCGACCTCAAACAGGGCGTCTATGGAGGCTACTTCAACAGAG ATCAGAAAGGTGGCTACCAGCAGAACAAGGGGGGTTACCAGAGAG ATCAGAAAGGCGGTTACCAGCAGAACAAGGGGGGCTACCAGGGGGGCTACCAGGGGGGCTACCAGGGGGGCTACCAGCGAGGCGGCTACAgaaatcaaaaccaaaacaactacTGA